A region of Ochrobactrum quorumnocens DNA encodes the following proteins:
- a CDS encoding TetR family transcriptional regulator — protein MRRTKAEAAETRDAILTAAEHVFLERGVTQSTLMQIAGHAGVTRGAIYFHFHDKLDIFQALISRTRFPHEEIMLHAAACDHPNPLYVLEQSILTAIELFITNERQQNVFTIIHQRCEYVGENAPVVEHLKEARANILSLFIGLLEVAERRGELSREWTSFTAAQILLAVLGGLLNEWLRSERSFDLVGSGSKAIKTMIQSMRSEKFAVS, from the coding sequence ATGCGCAGGACCAAAGCCGAGGCTGCGGAAACACGTGACGCCATTCTCACGGCAGCCGAGCATGTTTTTCTAGAACGCGGCGTAACGCAGTCCACATTGATGCAAATAGCAGGTCATGCCGGTGTGACACGAGGTGCGATCTATTTCCATTTTCACGACAAACTCGACATTTTTCAAGCGCTTATCAGCCGCACTCGCTTTCCACATGAAGAGATTATGCTACATGCGGCGGCCTGTGACCACCCCAATCCTCTCTATGTCCTTGAACAGTCGATCCTAACGGCCATAGAACTCTTCATTACCAATGAACGGCAGCAGAATGTTTTCACCATCATTCACCAGCGCTGCGAGTATGTTGGCGAAAACGCTCCGGTCGTTGAGCATTTGAAAGAAGCGCGCGCCAACATTCTGTCTCTTTTCATAGGACTGCTTGAAGTCGCGGAGCGTCGCGGAGAACTTTCCAGAGAGTGGACATCTTTCACGGCGGCGCAAATCCTGCTCGCTGTCCTGGGTGGGCTCCTCAATGAATGGCTCAGAAGCGAGCGGAGCTTCGATCTGGTCGGTTCAGGCAGCAAGGCTATCAAAACAATGATACAGTCTATGCGCAGCGAGAAATTCGCCGTTAGCTGA
- a CDS encoding alpha/beta hydrolase family protein, with protein MIEEVTFTASDGFPLRGQLFHGEGRKPLVLISSATAVPQGFYSAFAKHLLANGARAVLTYDYRGVAASRRARKAVPAIRFKDWAKLDFPAALKCLQAVAPGHEMVGIGQSFGGQALGVSGCSGKFTRYGMIATMSGAVHLLNDKWVWPRMNIVGVPVSYLTPSTPRWMNGEPIPGSVFRDWARWCRMKNYFFDDAELDAADLIAKVKTPILSVGLEDDPWGTRRAVNHFLSYHVNAPIEQRWYSPADTEGQPIGHLGFFRSRFAQSLWPEMTEWLLDGVSPSSQDHLNKSGKPAMESSTTSA; from the coding sequence ATGATTGAAGAAGTCACCTTTACAGCCAGCGACGGCTTCCCACTTCGTGGGCAGCTGTTCCATGGCGAAGGCAGAAAGCCCCTTGTGCTGATTTCATCGGCAACCGCCGTGCCGCAAGGCTTTTATTCCGCCTTTGCCAAGCACCTCCTCGCCAACGGTGCACGCGCGGTTCTAACTTACGATTATCGTGGCGTCGCCGCTTCCCGCCGTGCCCGCAAGGCAGTGCCTGCAATCCGTTTCAAGGATTGGGCCAAGCTGGACTTCCCCGCTGCCCTGAAATGCTTACAAGCTGTAGCACCGGGACATGAAATGGTTGGCATAGGCCAATCCTTCGGTGGACAAGCGCTGGGGGTGTCGGGATGCTCTGGCAAGTTCACCCGCTATGGTATGATCGCAACCATGTCCGGTGCAGTGCATCTTCTTAATGATAAATGGGTCTGGCCGCGCATGAACATTGTCGGCGTGCCGGTTTCTTATCTCACACCGAGCACACCGCGCTGGATGAATGGAGAGCCTATTCCCGGATCGGTTTTTCGTGATTGGGCGCGATGGTGCCGGATGAAAAACTATTTCTTTGATGACGCCGAGCTTGACGCTGCAGACCTTATTGCCAAGGTCAAAACACCCATTCTGTCCGTCGGGCTTGAGGATGACCCATGGGGTACGCGGCGCGCAGTGAATCACTTTCTGAGCTACCACGTGAACGCACCCATTGAGCAGCGCTGGTATTCGCCAGCAGATACCGAGGGCCAGCCAATCGGCCATCTTGGCTTTTTCCGTTCGCGCTTTGCACAAAGTCTATGGCCAGAAATGACAGAATGGCTGCTGGATGGCGTTTCACCATCCAGTCAGGATCACTTGAACAAGTCAGGCAAGCCTGCGATGGAATCAAGCACCACATCGGCATGA
- a CDS encoding long-chain fatty acid--CoA ligase, with product MAKKATETKTTSTKATSGKATSNKATATVPTPDKIWLKSYPKSVPHEIDLSKATSIGDMISAACRQFTDKPAFTCMGKDLSYKDLDENSRALAAWLQSRGLVKGDRVAVMMPNILQYPIAITAILRAGLVVVNVNPLYTPRELQHQLNDSGAKALIVLENFAATVQKSLASIHVPNIIVASMGDMHGLKGHIINLVVRKVKKLVPEWSIPDHVRFKDALTQGRSKSFNPVPINNSDLAFLQYTGGTTGISKGAMLSHNNILANVEQMQLWMDVAFQNKGKPKELNFVCALPLYHIFALTVNAMIGIKLGARNILIPNPRDIPAFVKELQKYPFHIFPGLNTLFNGLMNNDDFKALNFKPLILTLGGGMAVQRPVAERWQELTGCHITEGYGLSETSPVASANALDATEFSGTIGLPMPSTDVAIRDDDGKDLALGEVGEICVRGPQVMVGYWNREDETARAIMPDGFFRTGDMGFMDENGFTKIVDRKKDMILVSGFNVYPNEIEEVAAEHPGIVESAAVGIPNEHSGEVVKLYVVRRDPNLTEEDVKSFCAQRLTNYKRPREVEFRDALPKTNVGKILRRELRD from the coding sequence ATGGCGAAAAAGGCAACCGAAACTAAAACCACATCAACCAAAGCAACGTCGGGCAAAGCAACGTCGAACAAGGCAACAGCCACTGTGCCTACACCGGATAAGATTTGGCTGAAATCCTACCCGAAATCAGTGCCGCATGAGATCGATCTGAGCAAAGCCACATCTATTGGCGACATGATCTCCGCCGCGTGCCGCCAGTTTACTGACAAGCCGGCCTTTACCTGTATGGGCAAAGACTTATCCTATAAGGATTTGGACGAAAATTCGCGCGCCCTCGCTGCATGGCTTCAATCACGTGGACTGGTCAAAGGTGACCGCGTTGCCGTGATGATGCCCAATATCCTGCAGTATCCGATTGCGATTACGGCAATCCTGCGGGCGGGCCTCGTCGTCGTGAATGTCAATCCGCTTTACACACCGCGCGAGCTTCAGCATCAATTAAATGACTCTGGCGCCAAAGCGCTGATCGTGCTCGAAAACTTTGCCGCGACTGTCCAGAAGTCGCTGGCTTCCATTCACGTGCCAAACATCATCGTCGCCTCGATGGGTGACATGCATGGGTTGAAAGGCCACATCATCAATCTGGTGGTGCGCAAGGTGAAGAAGCTGGTGCCAGAGTGGAGCATTCCCGACCATGTGCGCTTTAAAGATGCGCTGACGCAGGGGCGCAGCAAGTCTTTTAATCCGGTGCCAATCAACAATTCGGATCTCGCCTTCCTGCAATATACCGGTGGTACAACCGGCATTTCAAAAGGCGCAATGCTGAGCCACAACAATATTCTCGCCAATGTCGAGCAGATGCAGCTCTGGATGGACGTCGCATTTCAGAACAAAGGCAAGCCGAAGGAACTCAACTTCGTCTGCGCCCTGCCGCTCTATCATATCTTCGCCCTCACCGTGAATGCGATGATCGGCATCAAACTTGGCGCGCGCAATATTCTCATTCCGAACCCACGCGACATTCCAGCCTTCGTAAAAGAGCTGCAGAAATATCCGTTCCATATCTTCCCTGGCCTCAACACCCTGTTTAACGGCTTGATGAACAACGACGATTTCAAGGCGCTCAACTTCAAGCCGCTTATTCTCACACTCGGTGGCGGCATGGCCGTGCAACGCCCCGTGGCTGAACGATGGCAAGAACTCACCGGCTGTCACATCACTGAAGGCTACGGCCTTTCTGAAACATCTCCGGTTGCTTCTGCCAATGCACTGGATGCGACCGAATTCAGCGGCACTATTGGCTTGCCAATGCCGTCGACAGATGTGGCGATCCGCGACGATGACGGCAAAGATCTGGCGCTTGGTGAGGTCGGCGAGATTTGCGTGCGTGGTCCACAAGTCATGGTCGGCTATTGGAACCGCGAAGATGAAACCGCGCGTGCTATCATGCCAGATGGCTTCTTCCGCACCGGCGACATGGGCTTCATGGACGAAAACGGTTTCACAAAGATTGTGGACCGCAAGAAGGACATGATCCTCGTTTCCGGCTTCAATGTGTACCCGAATGAAATCGAAGAAGTGGCTGCGGAACATCCCGGCATCGTGGAATCGGCAGCCGTCGGCATTCCAAACGAACATTCAGGCGAGGTGGTGAAGCTCTACGTGGTGCGCCGCGACCCGAACCTGACGGAAGAAGATGTGAAGTCCTTCTGCGCCCAGCGCCTCACCAACTATAAGCGTCCGCGCGAAGTCGAATTCCGTGACGCACTGCCGAAAACCAATGTCGGCAAAATCCTGCGTCGTGAATTGAGAGACTAA
- a CDS encoding efflux RND transporter periplasmic adaptor subunit, whose protein sequence is MTMNRSIRLFAAGAAFFIIAGQSVYAQAPGGATPPPPPVTVTEIKAQNVSVPYEYAARVSAYRDVQVRARVGGILLHRNFVEGTEVKAGDVLFEIDPAPYEAELARVQAQVAQAEAQYQQSIRDAERAEQLVQQRVQSTAARDTAFATRDLNKAAVAATKAQLRTAELNLSYTKVTAPISGITSLEQVSEGSLIGTDSASSLLTSITQINPVYVNFSFTDTEAAEIRKLREARGATGQDADRLRIKILFGDGQAYEHEGTIDFTSSSLDTETGTLGARAVVENPDQRLIPGQFVRAAILGVTIDNAILVPKAALMQSPQGQFVYVVNKDDVAEVRPVTISRELTDAWLVSDGLQAGDRIITEGVIKAAPGKTVKPVEASAEKAAGDAGTEAGKEQAADKK, encoded by the coding sequence ATGACCATGAACCGTTCTATTCGGCTTTTTGCGGCAGGAGCCGCATTTTTCATTATTGCAGGACAGTCTGTCTATGCGCAGGCTCCTGGAGGCGCTACGCCGCCGCCTCCACCTGTCACTGTCACAGAAATCAAGGCGCAGAACGTTTCCGTCCCTTATGAGTATGCCGCTCGCGTGAGCGCATATCGTGATGTTCAGGTACGCGCTCGTGTCGGCGGCATTCTTTTGCACCGCAATTTCGTAGAGGGCACGGAAGTCAAAGCTGGCGACGTGCTTTTCGAGATTGACCCGGCACCTTACGAAGCAGAGCTTGCACGCGTTCAGGCGCAAGTAGCGCAGGCTGAAGCCCAGTATCAGCAGTCGATCCGCGATGCCGAACGTGCCGAACAGCTTGTTCAGCAGAGAGTGCAAAGCACGGCTGCCCGCGATACGGCTTTTGCGACCCGCGATCTCAATAAGGCGGCTGTTGCAGCAACCAAGGCGCAGTTGCGGACGGCGGAGCTCAATCTGAGCTACACCAAAGTGACTGCCCCGATCAGCGGCATCACCAGCCTTGAACAGGTTTCTGAAGGCAGCCTCATCGGTACAGATTCGGCATCGAGCCTGTTGACTTCGATCACCCAGATCAATCCGGTCTACGTCAATTTCTCCTTCACCGACACGGAAGCCGCGGAAATCCGCAAGCTGCGTGAGGCGAGAGGGGCAACAGGTCAGGATGCCGATCGCCTGCGCATCAAGATTCTGTTTGGTGACGGACAGGCTTATGAGCATGAAGGCACAATCGACTTCACCTCGTCATCGCTTGATACCGAAACAGGCACGTTGGGTGCGCGCGCGGTCGTGGAAAACCCCGATCAGCGTCTGATCCCTGGCCAGTTTGTGCGAGCCGCCATTCTCGGCGTTACCATCGACAATGCAATTCTGGTTCCAAAAGCAGCATTGATGCAGAGCCCGCAGGGACAGTTCGTCTATGTTGTTAACAAAGACGATGTCGCAGAAGTTCGCCCCGTTACGATTTCGCGTGAACTTACTGACGCATGGCTCGTGAGCGACGGCTTGCAAGCTGGCGACCGCATCATTACCGAAGGCGTGATCAAAGCCGCTCCAGGCAAGACGGTTAAGCCGGTCGAAGCTTCGGCTGAAAAGGCTGCAGGTGATGCAGGGACAGAGGCTGGTAAAGAACAGGCGGCAGACAAGAAATGA
- a CDS encoding succinylglutamate desuccinylase/aspartoacylase domain-containing protein, whose amino-acid sequence MKTEIIEFAGDVPGNAIGLRVLRFAGKDSDAPTAYLQSSLHGGELPGQAALHFLVPMLKKAGDEGRILGNITVIPQANPIGSNQWQAHQHLGRFEFFSAVNFNRAFPLLPDFDTSELPGPDAPVALAQRLKSTLLKLALANDIVLDLHCDDESENYVYIAKEFVEDMKDLAIALGSTAILAWDTTADAAFEEACAHPVLQLPADQRNMKRRAVTTVEFRGLSDVYADMGKGDAEGLYKFLVHRGVIFDENVKLDLHYKGLVTPLENVEMLRAPEGGMVLYHVAPGDVVEAGAKLVTIVTRPGEPEGDITLTAPQAGRILTRRTLRYVRRGDDLLKLLAAKPSAVKKRSGALEA is encoded by the coding sequence ATGAAGACCGAGATTATCGAGTTTGCCGGCGATGTACCGGGTAACGCCATTGGACTGCGTGTGCTGCGTTTTGCAGGCAAAGACAGCGATGCGCCAACTGCCTATCTGCAATCCTCGCTGCATGGTGGTGAATTGCCGGGGCAGGCTGCTCTGCATTTTCTCGTGCCGATGTTGAAAAAAGCTGGCGATGAAGGCCGCATTCTCGGCAATATCACGGTTATCCCACAGGCAAATCCGATTGGCTCGAACCAGTGGCAGGCGCATCAGCATCTGGGTCGTTTCGAGTTTTTCTCAGCGGTCAATTTCAACCGGGCTTTTCCGCTTCTGCCGGATTTCGACACGTCGGAACTGCCCGGCCCGGATGCACCGGTGGCCCTTGCGCAGCGCCTCAAATCAACGCTTTTGAAGCTCGCTCTTGCCAACGATATCGTGCTTGATCTTCATTGCGATGATGAAAGCGAAAACTACGTCTACATCGCCAAGGAATTCGTGGAAGACATGAAGGATCTGGCGATTGCGCTGGGTTCGACTGCGATCCTCGCATGGGACACGACGGCAGACGCGGCTTTCGAGGAGGCCTGCGCGCATCCGGTGCTGCAATTGCCTGCTGATCAGCGCAACATGAAGCGCCGCGCTGTTACCACGGTCGAGTTCCGTGGCCTGAGCGATGTCTATGCTGATATGGGAAAAGGTGATGCGGAAGGCCTTTACAAATTCCTCGTCCATCGTGGCGTCATCTTTGATGAAAACGTAAAGCTTGATCTTCATTACAAGGGTCTGGTGACGCCGCTTGAAAACGTGGAAATGCTGCGTGCGCCAGAAGGCGGTATGGTGCTTTATCACGTTGCCCCCGGTGATGTGGTGGAAGCGGGCGCAAAGCTCGTAACGATTGTCACTCGTCCGGGCGAACCGGAAGGCGACATTACGCTGACCGCGCCACAGGCAGGCCGCATCCTCACGCGCCGCACGCTGCGTTATGTTCGCCGTGGCGATGATCTGCTAAAACTGCTCGCCGCGAAGCCGTCTGCGGTAAAAAAGCGTTCGGGTGCGTTAGAGGCATGA
- a CDS encoding DMT family transporter, with the protein MKPRDIATYIFLAVAWGLSFLVVLRVVEAFGWVGAVAFRSFIAAGTLFAIAKLSGRRLDFHAGWKPFAVVGATTVAGQLIGLSYGTPLIGTAMAAICVASIPLFSMVISQLWGLERITSRGLVGLLLGVTGIVLLVGFPAVAVTPAFIMGCVAVLFSCFSAAFGSNYASRRLSGSGSWETTIGAFVFGGILTLPLIFAVPVPTTPGLIDFAYLLISACVMSALTYVLYFKLVGNVGPTKAISVEFAVTVIAVLIGAVFLKEQLSFIQFIGASVIIAGCALVLSSRPALSREAETFSDPEIVAEPTPDALKSDSL; encoded by the coding sequence ATGAAACCCAGAGATATCGCAACGTATATTTTCCTTGCCGTAGCATGGGGGCTATCGTTCCTCGTGGTCCTGCGCGTGGTCGAAGCCTTTGGCTGGGTTGGCGCTGTTGCATTCCGCTCCTTCATCGCAGCCGGAACGCTTTTCGCGATTGCGAAACTCTCTGGACGCAGGCTTGATTTTCACGCAGGCTGGAAACCTTTCGCCGTAGTTGGTGCCACAACCGTTGCTGGTCAGCTTATCGGCCTGTCCTACGGTACACCGCTGATCGGAACAGCAATGGCCGCGATCTGCGTCGCATCCATTCCGCTGTTCTCAATGGTTATCAGCCAGCTCTGGGGACTTGAACGTATCACGTCACGCGGCCTTGTTGGCCTGTTGCTTGGTGTTACGGGCATCGTGCTGCTGGTTGGTTTTCCGGCAGTCGCAGTTACGCCAGCCTTCATCATGGGCTGCGTTGCCGTGCTTTTTTCCTGCTTTTCAGCCGCTTTTGGCAGCAATTATGCCAGCCGTCGCCTTTCCGGCTCAGGTTCCTGGGAAACAACCATCGGCGCTTTCGTCTTTGGCGGCATTCTTACCTTGCCGCTGATCTTCGCCGTTCCCGTGCCAACCACACCGGGACTAATCGATTTTGCCTATCTGCTTATTTCGGCCTGCGTGATGAGTGCTCTGACCTATGTGCTCTATTTCAAACTCGTGGGAAATGTCGGACCTACCAAAGCCATCAGTGTTGAATTTGCCGTGACCGTAATCGCGGTTCTGATCGGTGCTGTATTCTTGAAAGAACAATTGTCTTTCATCCAGTTCATCGGCGCATCGGTCATCATCGCAGGCTGTGCTCTGGTGCTCAGTTCACGCCCGGCATTGTCACGTGAAGCAGAAACTTTCTCCGATCCAGAAATTGTAGCAGAGCCAACGCCGGACGCACTCAAATCCGACTCCCTCTGA
- the pgi gene encoding glucose-6-phosphate isomerase, protein MARDAAKLEATVAKLKKHWTDAAPKDMRAAFKADPGRFERYSLSLDDLLFDWSKARVNDETIVLLTEVAKAADVEGRRAAMFAGEHINNTEDRAVLHVALRDTTSKEVLVDGHNVLPDVKEVLDRMAAFSDGIRSGSIKGATGKKITDIVNIGIGGSDLGPVMATLALAPYHDGPRAHYVSNIDGAHIADTLNALDPATTLIIVASKTFTTIETMTNAQTARKWIADALGEDAVGAHFAAVSTALDKVAAFGIGEDRVFGFWDWVGGRYSVWSAIGLPVMIAVGADNFRKFLAGAHSMDVHFRDAPLEKNLPIWLGLIGYWHRAICDYSSRAVIPYDQRLARVPAYLQQLDMESNGKSVTVDGKPVSGPTGPVVWGEPGTNGQHAFFQLLHQGTDTIPLEFIVAAKGHEKHLDHQHEMLLANCLAQSEALMKGRTLDEARAQLQSKKLPEAEIERIAPHRVFSGNRPSLTLVHDKLDPFAFGRLIALYEHRVFVEAQIFGINAFDQWGVELGKELATELLPVVSGAESAEGKDASTVGLVAHLHARRKA, encoded by the coding sequence ATGGCAAGAGACGCGGCGAAGCTTGAAGCAACGGTCGCAAAGCTGAAAAAGCACTGGACGGACGCTGCACCAAAAGACATGCGCGCAGCTTTCAAAGCCGATCCAGGCCGTTTTGAGCGCTATTCGCTATCTCTGGACGATCTTCTGTTTGACTGGTCGAAAGCACGTGTCAACGACGAGACGATTGTGCTTCTGACCGAAGTGGCCAAGGCCGCTGACGTTGAAGGTCGTCGCGCTGCAATGTTTGCAGGCGAGCACATCAACAACACTGAAGACCGTGCCGTTCTGCATGTTGCACTGCGCGATACCACGTCTAAGGAAGTGCTGGTCGATGGCCATAACGTTCTTCCGGACGTGAAGGAAGTTCTCGACCGCATGGCTGCCTTCTCTGATGGCATCCGTTCCGGCTCGATCAAGGGCGCGACGGGCAAGAAGATCACCGATATCGTCAATATCGGCATCGGCGGTTCCGATCTTGGCCCAGTTATGGCGACACTGGCGCTGGCCCCTTATCATGATGGCCCACGCGCGCATTATGTCTCCAACATCGATGGCGCACATATTGCCGACACGCTCAATGCGCTTGATCCGGCAACGACACTCATCATTGTCGCGTCCAAGACTTTCACCACCATCGAAACCATGACCAACGCGCAAACCGCGCGCAAATGGATTGCTGATGCGCTGGGAGAAGATGCAGTTGGCGCACATTTCGCGGCTGTTTCCACAGCACTTGATAAGGTTGCAGCCTTCGGTATTGGCGAAGACCGCGTCTTCGGTTTCTGGGATTGGGTTGGCGGTCGTTATTCCGTCTGGTCGGCAATCGGCCTGCCAGTGATGATTGCGGTGGGTGCTGACAACTTCCGCAAGTTCCTTGCGGGCGCGCATTCGATGGACGTGCATTTCCGCGATGCGCCGCTCGAAAAGAACCTGCCAATCTGGCTCGGTCTTATCGGCTATTGGCATCGCGCAATCTGCGATTATTCCAGCCGCGCAGTCATCCCTTATGATCAGCGTCTTGCTCGTGTTCCGGCCTATCTTCAGCAGCTCGATATGGAATCGAACGGCAAGAGCGTGACTGTGGATGGCAAGCCTGTTTCCGGCCCAACGGGTCCGGTTGTCTGGGGCGAACCCGGCACCAATGGCCAGCACGCATTCTTCCAGCTTCTGCATCAGGGCACGGACACCATTCCGCTTGAGTTTATCGTAGCTGCCAAGGGCCATGAAAAGCATCTCGATCATCAGCATGAAATGCTGCTCGCTAACTGCCTTGCGCAGTCAGAAGCCTTGATGAAGGGACGCACGCTCGATGAAGCCCGTGCGCAGCTCCAGTCTAAGAAGCTGCCCGAAGCGGAAATCGAACGTATCGCGCCGCACCGCGTCTTCTCTGGTAATCGTCCATCGCTGACGCTTGTTCACGACAAGCTCGACCCGTTTGCATTTGGTCGCCTGATCGCCCTTTACGAACATCGCGTGTTCGTCGAAGCGCAGATTTTCGGCATCAATGCGTTCGACCAGTGGGGCGTGGAACTTGGCAAGGAATTGGCGACCGAGCTTCTGCCGGTTGTTTCCGGCGCTGAATCGGCTGAAGGCAAAGATGCCTCTACCGTAGGTCTGGTTGCCCATTTGCATGCACGCCGTAAAGCCTGA
- a CDS encoding SRPBCC family protein codes for MDLVGEERIAAPRQAVWDALNDIETLKNCIPGCEDLERLSETEIRAALKVSLGILKVRFHGMLELSNMNPPASYTISGRGEGSIAGFAHGDTDVTLTIDGDDTILTYVIRGDAGGKIAQLGSKLLGSVARKIADRFFANIGAAAAQKALDNAAAKTA; via the coding sequence ATGGACCTCGTCGGAGAAGAAAGAATCGCCGCACCCCGGCAGGCCGTATGGGACGCGCTCAACGACATTGAGACGCTGAAAAACTGCATTCCCGGCTGCGAAGACCTCGAACGTCTGTCGGAAACCGAAATACGGGCGGCACTGAAAGTCAGCCTTGGTATACTTAAAGTCCGTTTCCACGGCATGCTCGAACTCTCCAACATGAACCCACCCGCCTCCTATACGATCTCCGGACGCGGCGAAGGTTCCATTGCGGGCTTCGCCCACGGCGATACCGATGTAACACTCACCATCGACGGTGATGATACGATCCTCACTTACGTGATCCGAGGTGATGCAGGGGGCAAGATCGCCCAGCTCGGCTCGAAACTGCTTGGCTCGGTGGCGCGCAAGATTGCGGATCGGTTCTTTGCCAATATCGGCGCTGCGGCAGCGCAAAAAGCGCTCGATAATGCCGCTGCAAAAACGGCATAA
- a CDS encoding HAD family hydrolase, giving the protein MSASSSPEKLKAIRAILFDKDGTLIDFDRTWFTVSWNLAQRTAHGDEHRARSLLDAGGYDWEASRFRANSVIAAGTVEDIVQLWHPDIDEAGFKAKIDEFDSYTVAEGARSAVAIEGLKETLQTLREMGYILGIATNDSEAGAHATAKALGIDHFFDVVIGYDTAARPKPYPDPLLYFAEKVGLEPSAIAMVGDNLHDLETAQAAKAGLGVGVLSGNSPREALEPHADVVLDSIAGLPDLFK; this is encoded by the coding sequence ATGAGTGCATCGTCTTCTCCTGAAAAACTGAAAGCGATCCGTGCCATCCTGTTCGATAAGGATGGCACCTTGATCGATTTCGACCGCACATGGTTTACCGTGTCGTGGAACCTCGCACAGCGTACCGCACATGGCGATGAACATCGTGCGCGCTCTTTGCTCGATGCTGGCGGATATGACTGGGAAGCCTCACGCTTTCGCGCCAATTCGGTGATTGCAGCCGGTACAGTCGAAGATATCGTGCAGCTTTGGCACCCGGATATTGATGAGGCCGGTTTCAAAGCCAAGATCGACGAATTCGACTCCTACACGGTTGCGGAAGGTGCGCGTTCCGCAGTGGCAATTGAGGGCCTAAAGGAGACGCTGCAAACGCTTCGTGAAATGGGCTACATACTCGGCATCGCCACCAATGATTCAGAAGCCGGTGCGCATGCAACAGCAAAGGCATTGGGGATCGACCATTTCTTTGATGTCGTGATCGGCTACGATACGGCAGCACGTCCCAAGCCTTATCCTGATCCACTGCTTTATTTCGCAGAAAAGGTCGGCCTTGAACCAAGCGCCATCGCAATGGTGGGCGACAATCTGCACGATCTGGAAACAGCACAGGCCGCAAAAGCCGGGCTTGGCGTTGGTGTTTTGTCCGGCAACAGTCCGCGGGAGGCACTTGAGCCTCATGCCGATGTGGTGCTTGATTCCATCGCAGGCTTGCCTGACTTGTTCAAGTGA